From a single Bacillus sp. NEB1478 genomic region:
- a CDS encoding ribonucleotide-diphosphate reductase subunit beta: MKVKEQERLQERKIYDVDAPNASTGVINGRSSNILNWDDVRHTWAYPLYKNMLANFWTPFEINMSSDSKQYNLLSDKEKDTFNKIIGLLAFLDSVQTDYSSRVAAYLTDSSLSALMSTLSFQEVVHNQSYSYVLSSLVPKRLQDEIFEYWKTDPVLRERNDFIADGYETFVQNPTPETFLKSIIYDVILEGLNFYSGFSFFYNLARNQKMVSTSTMINYINRDEQLHVYLFCQIFKAVLEEFPHLNNKDLLKFAKETFQKAAELEMKWSRYIIGDSFEGINETDLESYIKFMANKRLNELGFEKIYPENTINPLPWIKAYSDVNSGKSDFFEQKSRQYTKVSDENGFDEL, encoded by the coding sequence GTGAAAGTTAAAGAGCAAGAAAGGCTGCAAGAAAGAAAGATATATGATGTAGATGCACCAAATGCTTCCACTGGGGTTATTAATGGGAGAAGCTCAAACATTTTAAATTGGGATGATGTTCGGCATACATGGGCATACCCGCTATATAAAAACATGCTCGCCAACTTTTGGACACCTTTTGAAATCAATATGTCCAGTGACAGCAAGCAGTATAATCTTCTATCAGATAAAGAAAAAGATACGTTTAATAAAATAATAGGTTTGCTTGCTTTTTTAGACAGTGTCCAAACGGATTATTCCAGCAGGGTGGCAGCGTATTTAACAGATTCAAGTCTTTCAGCACTTATGTCAACTCTTTCCTTTCAAGAAGTCGTTCATAATCAGTCATATTCGTATGTCCTGTCTTCATTAGTTCCGAAAAGACTGCAGGATGAGATTTTTGAGTATTGGAAAACAGATCCAGTGCTGCGTGAACGAAATGATTTTATAGCAGATGGGTATGAAACATTTGTTCAAAATCCAACTCCAGAAACATTTTTGAAATCGATCATCTATGATGTTATTTTAGAAGGCTTAAATTTTTACTCAGGATTTAGCTTCTTTTATAATTTGGCGAGAAATCAAAAAATGGTATCTACTTCAACGATGATTAACTATATTAATAGGGATGAACAGCTGCATGTTTATCTGTTTTGCCAAATTTTCAAAGCCGTATTAGAAGAGTTTCCACACCTTAATAATAAAGATCTCTTAAAATTTGCTAAAGAAACTTTTCAAAAAGCAGCAGAATTAGAGATGAAATGGAGCAGATATATTATCGGGGATTCATTTGAAGGAATAAATGAAACGGATTTGGAATCATATATTAAGTTCATGGCTAACAAAAGGCTGAACGAACTCGGATTTGAAAAAATCTATCCAGAAAATACAATAAATCCTCTTCCATGGATAAAGGCATATTCTGATGTGAATTCAGGAAAAAGCGATTTCTTTGAGCAGAAATCGAGACAATATACTAAAGTATCTGATGAAAATGGGTTTGATGAACTATAA
- the comER gene encoding late competence protein ComER, translating into MKIGIIGTGNMGGVLVASFIESSAVSPSRMMVTNRTLSKAERLQNAYPKIKVGSTTEDVFRFADIVFICVKPHEFYSLLTLNQNYISKHQLIVSITSPISCDQLEELLDCNIARAIPSINNRALAGSSLISFGKKCHPDYREKLLSLMAHISTPLIIDENITRISSDIASCGPAFMGYVLQCFIDSAVEQTDITKAQATQLASEMIIGMGKLLEKEVYTLPSLIQKVCVKGGITGEGIKILSDEIGEVFDHVIQRTHEKYHEECEKVNQQFEMKEELK; encoded by the coding sequence ATGAAGATCGGAATTATCGGCACAGGAAACATGGGAGGAGTATTAGTTGCTTCTTTCATCGAATCTTCAGCCGTTTCACCATCGAGAATGATGGTTACTAACCGCACCCTGTCCAAAGCGGAAAGGCTGCAAAATGCCTATCCAAAGATAAAGGTAGGTAGTACAACTGAAGACGTTTTTCGATTTGCTGATATTGTGTTTATTTGTGTAAAACCTCATGAATTTTATTCTTTGCTGACTTTAAATCAAAACTATATTTCAAAGCATCAATTAATTGTGTCCATTACCAGTCCAATCTCTTGTGACCAGCTTGAAGAGTTACTAGACTGCAATATTGCAAGGGCTATTCCGAGTATCAACAACCGGGCATTAGCTGGATCATCACTAATTTCATTCGGGAAAAAGTGCCACCCTGACTACAGGGAAAAATTACTTTCATTAATGGCTCATATATCCACACCGCTTATTATTGATGAAAATATTACGCGAATTTCTTCTGATATCGCCAGCTGCGGACCTGCTTTTATGGGTTATGTGCTGCAATGCTTCATTGATAGTGCAGTAGAACAAACTGATATCACTAAAGCACAAGCTACTCAGCTTGCTAGTGAAATGATTATTGGAATGGGGAAACTTCTGGAGAAAGAAGTTTATACTTTACCATCATTGATACAAAAAGTTTGTGTAAAAGGTGGTATTACCGGAGAAGGCATTAAGATTTTAAGTGATGAAATCGGTGAAGTATTTGATCACGTAATTCAAAGAACACACGAAAAATATCATGAAGAGTGCGAAAAGGTTAATCAGCAATTTGAGATGAAAGAAGAATTAAAATAA
- a CDS encoding ComEA family DNA-binding protein, whose translation MEKITKHLKWISATGMFIVLTIIILLFFINQDQSEEQYLNAQLPEPISAEESTPKEKKEKESIKSIMIDVQGSVEKPGVYKMHEGDRVIHAIQKAGGFLSDAEIRSVNQAQKISDEMVIYVAKKGENYSSQTQTKSKEETKININTADAAMLQELSGVGPSKAESIISYREEKGPFTSIDQLLEVRGIGEKTIEEWKDKIVLQ comes from the coding sequence ATGGAAAAGATAACGAAACATTTGAAATGGATTAGTGCAACAGGAATGTTCATCGTCTTAACAATTATTATTTTGTTATTCTTCATTAATCAAGATCAGTCTGAAGAACAGTATTTAAACGCTCAATTACCTGAACCTATATCTGCAGAAGAAAGTACACCGAAAGAAAAAAAGGAAAAAGAGAGTATAAAATCAATTATGATCGATGTTCAAGGGAGTGTCGAAAAGCCGGGTGTTTATAAAATGCATGAAGGGGACCGTGTTATCCATGCGATTCAGAAAGCAGGAGGTTTTTTATCAGACGCAGAAATACGGTCGGTTAACCAAGCACAAAAAATTTCTGATGAGATGGTTATTTATGTGGCAAAGAAAGGTGAAAATTACAGCAGTCAAACTCAAACAAAAAGTAAAGAAGAAACGAAAATCAACATTAATACGGCAGATGCAGCAATGCTGCAAGAATTAAGCGGTGTAGGACCTTCAAAAGCTGAAAGTATCATTTCATATCGGGAAGAAAAGGGTCCCTTCACTTCGATTGACCAGTTATTAGAGGTAAGAGGAATCGGCGAAAAAACGATTGAAGAATGGAAGGATAAAATTGTGCTGCAATGA
- a CDS encoding ComE operon protein 2, producing the protein MKRISWNEYFMAQCQLLALRSTCTRLAVGATIVRDKRIIAGGYNGSISGGVHCIDEGCYVIDGHCVRTIHAEMNALLQCAKFGVPTEGAEMYVTHFPCLHCCRSIIQSGIKKIYYGEDYKNHPYSIEQFNQAGVSIEKVEMKLPPSAFITASS; encoded by the coding sequence TTGAAACGCATTTCTTGGAATGAATATTTTATGGCGCAATGTCAGTTACTTGCTTTACGCAGTACTTGTACACGTTTAGCAGTAGGTGCAACCATTGTCAGGGATAAGCGAATTATCGCCGGAGGATATAATGGATCGATTTCAGGGGGAGTTCATTGTATTGATGAAGGCTGCTACGTAATTGATGGGCATTGTGTCAGAACAATCCATGCAGAAATGAATGCTTTGCTGCAGTGTGCTAAGTTTGGGGTGCCGACAGAGGGTGCTGAAATGTATGTAACACATTTCCCATGTTTACACTGCTGCCGCTCAATTATTCAAAGTGGCATTAAGAAAATCTATTATGGTGAGGATTATAAAAATCACCCTTATAGTATTGAACAGTTTAACCAAGCAGGGGTAAGTATTGAAAAAGTTGAAATGAAATTGCCACCTTCTGCTTTTATAACAGCCTCTTCATGA
- a CDS encoding DNA internalization-related competence protein ComEC/Rec2 yields MIARFAVLCALSALNGVWLAKKLSITGVIVTVILVIVLILQLKRNSFSIILFLPLFFFYSDLYDNWNTSKLNPNQTDFRGIIQSIPDIDGKILSFHFEILGENTLVRYKLNSESEKKSFIKNLKFNMICTMTGTLTEPKPKSGFYGMDYPAYLHRQKIYWTLEPSVFKIQNCKTRSNHDFVSSIKTWRSNGIKKLEKSFSPNTAGLMNALIFGYRKGIETETLESYQRLGLTHLLAVSGFNVGIVSYFLYLIFVRIGIIKEAAHFLIIGLLPVYVIITGGESSIVRAGIMGILFYLFIIFGKKLDPAIILSFVCIVMLLFDPSLAFDLGFQLSFLMTFILITSISFLTSNSFLVLLFTTSCMCSFFSFPIIIYNFYEFSLWSIPLNILYIPLVSFVLFPVSVLVFLLVVLLPGPIGLITYPVEFLFEHTASFLNLFQGIFGSVLFGKPSLYIVVLYFAALIYLFYKWEKEQFHIKFTLPFIIVLILQTILPYLNPAASVSFINVGQGDSILIELPFRKGVYLIDTGGTISFEREEWEKPKEEFDVTKKIVIPYLKARGIKKLDGLILSHGDMDHAGGAPLLLGKVPIDYVLMPNNIPNELEIQIQAKAKREGIKVQYLNSGVHWERNGTKFYVMHPSYRELSSNNQSVILWTQIYRTTLLFTGDIEKEGEKELLLKYGSVQADVLKVAHHGSKTSSTATFIEKVSPKYGVVSVGENNIYGHPNDEVLQRLKLKKVKLYRTDQNGDILFTINKNGLDVFTAK; encoded by the coding sequence ATGATCGCAAGGTTTGCGGTCCTTTGCGCACTTTCTGCTTTAAATGGAGTATGGTTAGCAAAAAAGCTGTCGATAACCGGGGTTATAGTGACCGTAATTCTGGTTATCGTTTTGATTTTACAATTAAAAAGAAATTCATTTTCTATAATTCTGTTTCTGCCTCTCTTCTTTTTCTACTCCGATTTATACGATAATTGGAACACTTCTAAACTGAATCCCAACCAAACGGACTTCCGCGGAATCATTCAATCAATTCCTGATATAGACGGTAAAATCTTGAGTTTTCATTTTGAAATTCTTGGAGAAAATACATTGGTTCGTTATAAACTGAACTCAGAATCCGAGAAAAAATCCTTTATAAAGAATTTAAAATTCAATATGATTTGTACGATGACAGGCACATTAACAGAGCCAAAACCGAAAAGCGGTTTTTACGGTATGGACTATCCAGCATATTTACATAGGCAAAAGATATATTGGACGCTGGAGCCATCTGTTTTTAAGATACAGAATTGCAAAACGAGGAGTAATCACGACTTCGTTTCAAGTATCAAAACTTGGCGCAGCAATGGGATAAAAAAGTTGGAAAAATCCTTTTCACCTAATACTGCAGGACTTATGAACGCTCTTATTTTTGGATATAGAAAAGGAATTGAAACGGAGACACTCGAATCCTATCAACGATTGGGGCTGACACATCTTCTGGCCGTTTCAGGATTCAATGTTGGTATTGTTTCTTATTTCCTTTATTTGATTTTTGTGAGAATAGGGATCATAAAAGAAGCAGCCCATTTTTTGATTATTGGCCTTCTGCCGGTGTATGTCATTATTACCGGCGGTGAAAGCTCTATCGTACGTGCTGGTATTATGGGGATCCTCTTTTATCTTTTTATTATATTTGGTAAAAAACTAGATCCCGCAATCATTTTATCCTTCGTTTGTATCGTTATGCTTTTATTTGATCCTTCTCTCGCCTTTGATTTAGGATTTCAGCTATCCTTTTTAATGACATTCATATTAATCACTTCCATCTCATTTCTCACTTCTAATTCTTTTCTTGTCCTGTTGTTTACAACCTCATGTATGTGTTCATTCTTTTCGTTTCCAATTATCATATATAACTTTTACGAATTTTCATTATGGTCCATTCCGCTAAACATCCTTTATATTCCCCTTGTTTCTTTTGTCCTTTTTCCCGTTTCAGTTCTCGTTTTTTTATTAGTAGTTTTACTGCCTGGTCCTATAGGGTTAATTACATATCCTGTGGAGTTCTTATTCGAACATACTGCTTCATTTTTGAATTTATTTCAAGGGATATTTGGATCGGTGCTGTTTGGGAAACCATCTTTGTACATTGTAGTTCTTTATTTTGCTGCATTGATTTATTTGTTTTATAAATGGGAAAAAGAGCAGTTTCATATCAAATTCACATTGCCGTTTATCATCGTTTTAATCTTACAAACTATCCTTCCGTATCTAAACCCTGCTGCTTCTGTTTCGTTTATTAATGTGGGTCAGGGAGATAGCATATTAATCGAGCTGCCGTTTCGAAAAGGAGTATATCTGATTGATACGGGCGGAACGATTTCCTTTGAAAGAGAAGAGTGGGAAAAGCCAAAAGAAGAGTTTGATGTTACCAAGAAAATTGTCATTCCTTATTTGAAGGCGAGAGGAATAAAAAAACTGGATGGATTAATTTTAAGTCATGGAGATATGGACCATGCAGGAGGAGCTCCGTTGTTGTTAGGAAAGGTTCCAATTGATTATGTTTTAATGCCGAATAATATACCGAATGAACTTGAAATACAAATACAAGCTAAAGCAAAGCGTGAAGGAATAAAAGTTCAATACTTAAATAGCGGTGTTCATTGGGAAAGAAATGGCACAAAGTTTTATGTCATGCATCCGAGCTATAGAGAATTATCTTCTAATAATCAATCCGTTATACTTTGGACCCAGATCTACCGCACAACACTATTGTTTACGGGGGATATAGAGAAAGAAGGAGAGAAAGAGTTATTGTTAAAATATGGGTCTGTCCAAGCTGATGTTTTGAAAGTAGCGCATCACGGCAGTAAAACATCCTCCACGGCCACTTTTATTGAAAAAGTCTCTCCAAAATATGGAGTAGTTTCGGTAGGAGAAAATAATATATACGGTCATCCGAATGATGAGGTATTGCAGAGACTCAAACTTAAAAAGGTAAAATTATACCGGACAGACCAAAACGGAGACATTTTATTTACAATTAACAAAAATGGTCTAGACGTTTTTACAGCCAAGTAA
- a CDS encoding YqzM family protein, with translation MNHFEKDVQSKRNDLIDSGMGFIVSFGFFTVIFAIGIILKAIA, from the coding sequence ATGAACCATTTTGAAAAAGATGTGCAAAGCAAGCGTAACGACCTAATTGATTCCGGAATGGGTTTTATCGTTTCTTTTGGATTTTTTACTGTTATTTTCGCCATCGGAATCATCCTGAAAGCTATTGCATAA
- the holA gene encoding DNA polymerase III subunit delta: MLTIDALKKNIKNKKVSSIYLIWGTELYLAEEAVKSISSLLAPDERDFNLSIHNLDEISVQEVMEDAETMPFLGDRRIVIMKNASFLTAAKDKGKIEHDLNMFEQYIQNPADYSILVIVVPYEKLDERKKIVKQLKSQAEIIQVSQLSNETAEKWLQKEAEQAGISIQKDAVELLLSRLGAKLGILAKELEKMILYVGPNGMITKETVDELVARTLEDDVFGLVDHVVHKRTEQALRSFYDLMKQNQEPIQIHALITRQFRIINGVKELQKKGYGEKQIASALKLHPYAVKLAAQHAKQFDEAFLRNYLSEFADTDYKMKTGQMDKTLLLEMEIIKLSQGYQVSSLI; the protein is encoded by the coding sequence GTGCTTACGATTGATGCATTAAAAAAGAATATAAAAAACAAAAAAGTATCGTCCATTTATCTGATATGGGGAACAGAGTTGTATCTCGCAGAAGAAGCTGTTAAATCTATTTCATCATTACTTGCTCCGGATGAGAGAGACTTTAATTTAAGCATACATAATTTAGATGAAATTTCAGTACAGGAAGTTATGGAAGATGCAGAAACTATGCCTTTTTTAGGTGATCGGCGCATAGTAATTATGAAAAACGCATCTTTTTTGACAGCAGCGAAAGATAAAGGGAAAATTGAGCATGATTTGAACATGTTCGAGCAATACATTCAAAACCCAGCAGATTATTCGATACTCGTCATCGTTGTACCGTATGAAAAACTTGATGAGAGAAAGAAAATTGTGAAACAGCTGAAATCTCAAGCTGAAATTATTCAAGTTTCCCAACTAAGCAATGAAACTGCAGAGAAATGGCTGCAAAAAGAAGCAGAACAGGCAGGGATTTCAATTCAAAAAGATGCGGTTGAACTGTTGCTGTCTAGATTAGGCGCTAAACTAGGGATACTAGCAAAAGAATTAGAAAAAATGATTTTATATGTGGGCCCGAATGGTATGATTACTAAGGAAACTGTGGATGAACTTGTCGCAAGAACGTTAGAAGATGATGTTTTTGGATTAGTCGATCATGTGGTGCATAAACGAACTGAACAAGCTTTGCGCAGCTTTTACGATCTAATGAAACAAAACCAGGAACCAATCCAAATACATGCATTAATTACAAGACAATTCCGTATTATAAATGGGGTTAAAGAGCTGCAGAAGAAGGGTTACGGAGAAAAGCAAATTGCTTCAGCGCTAAAACTTCACCCATATGCAGTGAAATTAGCAGCACAACATGCAAAACAATTCGATGAAGCTTTCTTGAGAAACTATTTGTCTGAGTTCGCAGATACAGACTATAAAATGAAAACAGGTCAAATGGATAAAACGTTATTATTAGAAATGGAAATCATAAAATTATCACAAGGTTATCAGGTTAGTTCTTTAATATAA
- the rpsT gene encoding 30S ribosomal protein S20, with protein sequence MANIKSAIKRVKTNEKRRAHNASLKSGMRTAVKNFEAQVASNNAEGAQTAYVTASKKIDKAANKGLIHKNAASRQKSRLAKALNGINA encoded by the coding sequence TTGGCTAATATTAAATCAGCGATTAAACGTGTAAAAACGAATGAAAAGCGTCGTGCTCACAACGCTTCACTTAAGTCCGGCATGCGTACTGCAGTTAAAAACTTTGAAGCTCAAGTTGCTTCAAACAATGCAGAAGGTGCACAAACAGCTTATGTTACTGCTTCTAAGAAAATCGACAAAGCAGCAAACAAGGGACTTATCCATAAAAATGCAGCTTCTCGTCAAAAGTCTCGTCTTGCTAAGGCTTTAAACGGTATTAATGCATAA
- the gpr gene encoding GPR endopeptidase: MDKDLDLQAYSVRTDLAVEAHDMLVKEDETVNRSSLEGVIIREVNREGIKCVRMEIDKKGAETTGKKEGLYITFEVQGIREKDSKLQETVQKIFANEFYKFLQEQGVKQEDTCLIVGLGNWNVTPDSLGPLVVENITITKHLFDLAPENVEEGFRPVCAISPGVMGITGIETSDIIDGIVKRVQPDFVIAIDALASRSIERVNTTIQVSNTGIHPGSGVGNKRKELSKETLGIPVISIGIPTVVDAATITSDTIDFILKHFGREMKEKDKPSKALVPSGMTFGEKKVLTDEDLPEEDHKKSFLGIVGVLEHDEKLRLIREVLAPIGHNLMVTPKEVDVFIEDMANVIANGLNTALHGQIDQSNTSSYTH; this comes from the coding sequence ATGGATAAAGATTTAGATCTTCAGGCATATTCTGTCAGAACGGATTTAGCGGTTGAAGCGCACGATATGCTCGTTAAAGAAGATGAAACAGTCAATAGAAGTTCACTTGAAGGTGTTATCATACGTGAGGTGAATCGTGAAGGCATCAAATGTGTAAGAATGGAGATCGACAAAAAAGGAGCAGAGACCACCGGGAAAAAAGAAGGTCTTTATATTACATTTGAGGTTCAGGGAATACGCGAAAAAGATTCTAAGTTGCAGGAAACCGTACAGAAGATTTTTGCAAACGAATTTTATAAATTTTTACAAGAACAAGGTGTAAAACAAGAAGATACGTGTTTGATAGTAGGTTTGGGAAACTGGAACGTTACACCAGATTCATTAGGTCCGCTTGTTGTCGAGAATATTACCATTACAAAGCATTTGTTTGATCTAGCTCCGGAAAATGTAGAAGAAGGTTTCAGGCCAGTCTGTGCTATTTCACCCGGAGTAATGGGGATAACAGGGATTGAAACGAGTGATATTATCGATGGTATTGTAAAGAGGGTACAGCCTGATTTTGTTATAGCCATCGACGCCTTAGCTTCTAGGTCTATTGAAAGAGTCAACACGACGATTCAAGTTTCAAATACTGGAATCCATCCAGGATCGGGTGTGGGGAATAAACGAAAAGAATTGAGCAAAGAAACGTTAGGAATTCCTGTTATATCAATCGGTATACCAACTGTGGTTGATGCAGCAACAATCACCAGTGATACAATCGACTTTATTCTGAAACATTTTGGACGTGAAATGAAGGAAAAAGATAAACCGTCAAAAGCGCTAGTCCCGTCAGGAATGACTTTCGGGGAGAAAAAAGTACTGACAGATGAGGATTTGCCTGAAGAAGATCATAAAAAGTCATTCTTAGGAATTGTTGGTGTTCTTGAACATGATGAAAAATTAAGATTAATTCGGGAAGTACTCGCACCGATTGGACATAATTTAATGGTTACTCCAAAAGAAGTAGATGTGTTCATTGAAGATATGGCCAACGTAATCGCAAATGGATTAAATACTGCATTACACGGACAGATTGATCAATCAAATACATCATCCTATACCCATTAG
- a CDS encoding DUF3679 domain-containing protein: protein MTKFMLKCFGLVALLLFGVLLGIQKTHFEMNELKGSTDIGFVESINQNNAEDQKYAKPLYSSHDLKTKQETLAKVDSFNVFSALGKKLTASISSVFSVMISVLGTVIQGMLSVFSP from the coding sequence TTGACGAAATTTATGTTAAAGTGTTTTGGACTAGTTGCCTTGCTTTTGTTCGGTGTTTTATTAGGGATTCAAAAAACACATTTTGAAATGAATGAATTAAAAGGATCGACGGATATTGGTTTTGTTGAATCAATTAATCAAAATAATGCGGAAGACCAGAAATATGCAAAACCTTTGTATTCAAGTCACGATTTGAAAACAAAACAAGAAACTCTGGCTAAAGTTGATTCGTTCAATGTCTTTTCGGCTCTTGGAAAGAAATTAACAGCATCTATATCTTCGGTTTTTAGTGTGATGATATCCGTGTTAGGTACCGTCATACAAGGAATGTTAAGTGTGTTTTCTCCATAA
- the lepA gene encoding translation elongation factor 4 → MNREDKLKRQSKIRNFSIIAHIDHGKSTLADRILEETSALTKREMKEQLLDSMDLERERGITIKLNAVQLQYKAKDGEVYTFHLIDTPGHVDFTYEVSRSLAACEGALLIVDAAQGIEAQTLANVYLALENNLEILPVINKIDLPSAEPERVRQEVEDVIGLDASEAVLASAKAGIGIVDILEQIVEKVPAPAGDPDGPLQALIFDSLYDPYRGVVTYIRVAEGTVKIGDKIKMMATGKEFEVLELGVFTPKAVQKDFLTVGDVGYLTASIKNVGDTQVGDTITSSVKGAATPLPGYRKMNPMVYCGLYPVDTAKYNDLREALERLVLNDSALQFEPETSQALGFGFRCGFLGLLHMEIIQERIEREFNIDLIATAPSVIYNVTMTDGEKIVVDNPANMPEAQRISVVEEPYVKASIMTPNDYVGTIMEICQKKRGIFLTMDYLENNRVNVLYEIPLSEIVYDFFDQLKSSTKGYASLDYELIGYKPSKLVKMEILLNNEKIDALSVIVHKDFAYERGKVVVEKLKELIPRQQFEVPIQAALGQKIVARSNIKALRKNVLAKCYGGDISRKRKLLDKQKEGKKRMKTIGRVDVPQEAFMAVLRMDDTNK, encoded by the coding sequence ATGAATAGAGAAGATAAATTAAAAAGACAATCGAAAATACGGAACTTTTCCATTATCGCACATATTGATCACGGAAAATCAACACTAGCTGACCGTATTTTAGAAGAAACAAGTGCATTAACTAAACGTGAAATGAAAGAGCAATTACTGGACTCAATGGATCTTGAACGTGAACGGGGTATTACCATAAAATTAAACGCTGTTCAGCTTCAATATAAAGCAAAAGATGGGGAAGTTTACACGTTCCATCTTATCGATACACCTGGACACGTCGATTTTACATACGAAGTTTCCAGAAGTTTAGCAGCATGTGAAGGTGCGCTTCTTATCGTAGATGCTGCTCAAGGGATCGAAGCTCAAACATTAGCAAACGTTTATTTAGCATTAGAAAATAACCTGGAAATTTTGCCTGTCATCAACAAGATTGATTTGCCAAGTGCTGAGCCAGAACGTGTTCGACAAGAAGTTGAAGACGTTATTGGACTCGATGCATCTGAGGCAGTTCTGGCTTCTGCTAAAGCAGGAATAGGGATTGTTGATATTTTGGAACAGATCGTAGAAAAGGTTCCTGCTCCAGCAGGTGACCCGGATGGTCCGCTCCAAGCGTTAATTTTTGATTCCTTATACGATCCATACAGAGGTGTTGTAACTTATATTCGAGTTGCTGAAGGTACTGTGAAGATCGGCGACAAAATCAAGATGATGGCAACTGGGAAAGAGTTTGAAGTACTTGAACTTGGTGTATTTACACCAAAAGCCGTTCAAAAAGACTTCTTAACTGTCGGTGATGTAGGTTATTTAACAGCATCTATTAAAAATGTAGGCGATACTCAGGTTGGTGATACAATCACTAGCAGTGTGAAGGGAGCAGCTACTCCACTTCCAGGGTATAGAAAAATGAACCCGATGGTATATTGCGGGCTTTATCCCGTAGATACTGCCAAATATAATGATTTGCGTGAAGCTTTAGAAAGATTAGTACTGAATGATTCAGCACTTCAATTTGAGCCGGAAACTTCACAAGCGCTTGGATTCGGTTTCCGCTGCGGATTTCTTGGTTTGCTGCATATGGAAATTATCCAAGAGCGTATTGAGCGTGAATTCAATATTGACCTTATCGCAACGGCACCAAGTGTTATTTATAATGTTACAATGACAGATGGCGAAAAAATTGTAGTTGATAACCCGGCGAATATGCCAGAGGCACAAAGAATCAGTGTAGTTGAAGAGCCTTATGTAAAAGCATCAATCATGACACCAAATGATTATGTAGGTACGATCATGGAGATTTGTCAAAAGAAACGCGGTATCTTCCTTACTATGGATTATTTGGAAAACAATCGAGTAAATGTTCTATATGAGATACCTTTATCTGAGATTGTTTATGATTTCTTTGATCAATTGAAATCCAGCACAAAAGGCTATGCTTCTCTCGATTACGAGTTAATCGGATATAAACCGTCTAAGCTTGTTAAGATGGAGATATTACTGAACAATGAAAAAATCGATGCTCTTTCAGTGATTGTTCATAAAGACTTTGCTTATGAGCGCGGTAAAGTAGTTGTAGAAAAACTAAAAGAACTTATTCCTCGTCAACAATTCGAAGTTCCGATTCAAGCGGCGTTGGGACAAAAAATTGTAGCAAGGTCTAACATTAAAGCGTTAAGAAAAAATGTTTTGGCGAAGTGTTACGGTGGTGACATTTCCCGTAAACGTAAATTGTTAGATAAACAAAAAGAGGGTAAGAAAAGAATGAAGACAATCGGTCGTGTCGATGTTCCACAAGAAGCATTTATGGCCGTTCTTCGTATGGACGACACAAACAAATAA